One genomic region from Candidatus Endomicrobiellum trichonymphae encodes:
- a CDS encoding AAA family ATPase, with amino-acid sequence MTNFINSVNKLKNFGSFRDFSKGTSLPEFKQANLFYGCNASGKTTLTRVFSCLNNGRFVTPELEGCELEISVNDKAINIKNFSDSHIKNKIRVFNSDFIEDNLQLKEGQAKKLYAVIGKENIDIKNDITKLEEERKALKNDKDELNVSVELSQVKKQLDNHYTTIASEIKGTLNLKQNDYKKNHFESDYKNYKSSSPSPDKITDDEKRQAVYIFTSPQKSKIDQPYIEILKNIEEVVLSTNDFNNSIELLKNPIKRKTAELKEKVIKWIEEGSCIHQEDHSKCLFCGQKISDFYWDTRANEIKEIIKKDDDLLKWEKEFEENKNKINAFSEKINSYPIYHKLKNTDFFTEELFKAYQTNIEATGKQFNDFKEYFQTLKQKIKEKSEHKDREIYFDNVDNFIDVINELKQAITNTIKSIEQNNEYVSKSNSLKSESRKKVIYYYIQTKYKDLTKLEADIKVKTENELQDTQKVKNIDKEIKDKKTLLSNLPQVIEKINVFLKNFLDTGLVLELENDSYFFKREINGQHKPAKNLSDGEKSLIAFLYFIASLESSTKNEKKNEIIVIDDPVSSFDSHNLFNIQELLTSSVIDYGQIFFLTHNFYFFAKIREALKAKFKSQIKNNAEPQTPVEIFEIENRKDSGSMLKPANKYIKTHISEYMSLIEKLNGIYNRKDDEKDLSTGNLIRRVLEVFLSFKVPNKRNLYINFQSIAGNDNKYPGLLNMANAFSHTTEISSVTDANDFSYTAGRQEIRELFEFMKDNDEKHFNGLGIKLQDKAAN; translated from the coding sequence ATGACAAACTTTATAAACAGCGTCAATAAATTGAAAAACTTCGGATCTTTTAGAGATTTCTCAAAAGGTACTTCTTTGCCAGAATTCAAGCAAGCGAATTTATTTTACGGCTGTAATGCGAGCGGAAAAACAACACTTACCAGAGTATTTTCCTGTCTTAATAACGGCAGATTTGTTACGCCGGAACTTGAAGGATGCGAATTAGAGATTTCAGTTAATGATAAAGCCATTAACATTAAAAATTTCAGCGATTCGCATATAAAAAATAAGATACGAGTTTTCAATTCCGATTTTATTGAAGATAATCTGCAGTTAAAAGAAGGGCAGGCAAAAAAACTATACGCTGTTATCGGAAAAGAAAACATTGACATTAAAAATGATATTACAAAACTTGAAGAAGAACGAAAAGCTCTCAAAAATGACAAAGACGAATTGAATGTCTCTGTAGAACTATCGCAAGTAAAAAAGCAACTGGATAACCATTACACAACTATCGCTAGCGAAATTAAAGGCACATTAAATCTGAAACAGAATGATTATAAAAAAAACCATTTTGAAAGCGATTATAAAAACTACAAATCTTCATCTCCTTCTCCAGATAAAATTACAGATGACGAAAAGAGACAAGCTGTTTACATCTTTACATCCCCCCAAAAATCAAAAATAGACCAACCATATATTGAAATACTTAAAAATATAGAAGAAGTCGTCTTATCGACAAATGATTTCAATAATTCTATTGAATTACTTAAAAATCCAATCAAAAGAAAAACAGCCGAATTGAAAGAAAAAGTCATAAAATGGATAGAGGAAGGTTCTTGTATTCATCAAGAAGACCATTCGAAATGTCTGTTCTGCGGACAAAAAATATCTGACTTCTATTGGGATACAAGGGCAAATGAGATAAAGGAAATAATTAAAAAAGACGATGATTTATTAAAATGGGAAAAAGAATTTGAAGAAAATAAAAATAAAATAAATGCTTTTTCTGAAAAGATTAATTCATACCCAATATATCATAAATTAAAGAATACTGACTTTTTTACTGAAGAACTCTTTAAGGCATATCAAACAAATATAGAAGCAACTGGCAAACAATTTAATGATTTTAAAGAATATTTTCAAACTCTAAAACAAAAAATAAAAGAAAAATCTGAACATAAAGACAGAGAAATTTATTTTGACAATGTAGATAATTTTATAGATGTGATAAACGAATTAAAACAAGCCATAACTAATACAATCAAATCCATAGAACAAAATAATGAATATGTAAGTAAAAGCAATTCATTGAAAAGTGAAAGCAGGAAAAAAGTTATTTATTATTATATTCAAACGAAGTATAAAGATTTAACAAAACTAGAAGCTGATATAAAAGTGAAAACAGAAAATGAGTTGCAAGATACTCAAAAGGTTAAAAATATAGACAAAGAAATAAAAGATAAAAAAACTTTGCTTAGTAACCTACCACAAGTCATTGAAAAAATCAATGTATTTCTTAAAAATTTTTTAGATACCGGCCTTGTTTTAGAACTTGAAAATGACAGTTATTTCTTTAAGAGAGAAATCAATGGACAGCACAAACCTGCTAAAAATTTAAGCGATGGCGAGAAGAGTCTTATTGCTTTCCTGTATTTTATTGCGTCTTTGGAATCTTCAACCAAAAATGAGAAAAAAAATGAGATTATAGTTATTGACGACCCGGTCTCAAGTTTTGACAGTCATAACTTATTCAATATTCAAGAACTATTAACTAGTTCAGTAATAGATTACGGACAGATATTTTTCTTAACGCATAATTTTTATTTCTTTGCCAAAATAAGAGAGGCTTTGAAAGCTAAATTTAAATCTCAAATTAAAAACAACGCGGAACCTCAAACTCCTGTAGAGATATTTGAAATTGAAAACAGAAAAGATTCTGGTTCAATGCTAAAACCTGCCAATAAGTATATAAAAACCCATATCTCTGAGTATATGAGTCTGATTGAAAAGTTAAACGGTATATACAATAGAAAAGATGATGAAAAAGATTTGTCGACCGGCAACTTGATAAGAAGAGTTTTAGAAGTTTTTTTATCTTTTAAAGTTCCAAATAAAAGAAATTTGTATATTAATTTTCAGTCAATTGCAGGAAATGACAATAAGTATCCAGGGCTACTTAATATGGCAAATGCATTTTCCCATACAACAGAAATTTCATCAGTAACAGATGCAAATGATTTTAGTTATACAGCCGGCAGACAAGAAATTAGAGAATTATTTGAATTCATGAAAGACAACGATGAAAAACATTTTAACGGTTTAGGAATTAAACTTCAAGACAAAGCCGCAAATTAA
- a CDS encoding site-specific DNA-methyltransferase, with product MMYPRLFLAKNLLKDDGVIFISIDDNEVHNLRLLMNEIFGEENFIANLIWESKYTVSNDAKYISYQHENILFFCKNKEEFSIGKLDRTDEQNQSYKNRDNDIKGAWKATPLHAKSGTENSKYSIVFDNGIEWKCPSGRYPRYSKDTLINLYKNGELYFNSNGGVDKKTYLSKVEPKGVVSGSILRYQAVGHTHGNNEEIASLLGKGIFDNPKGVSLLLRLLKLGNASNQDIILDFFAGSGTTAQAVMELNKQDGGNRKFICVQLPEKTEEKSEAFKAGYKTIAEISKERIRRAAKKIEAEAKREYPILSSLSSERQGKECPDLGFKVYKLKESSFKIWRSDMVSDEEELKAGIDLFENPLKDGAKEENVLLELLLKCGYDLNVKAEIIEADNSKIYAVNDNELIVCLEKVSDKIISKILELKPAKCLMLDSLFDGRDSFKTNTVLQLQDAEIDLVVI from the coding sequence ATGATGTATCCCAGATTATTTTTAGCCAAAAACCTTCTTAAAGACGACGGCGTAATTTTTATATCTATAGACGATAATGAAGTTCACAATTTAAGACTTTTGATGAACGAGATTTTCGGGGAAGAGAATTTTATAGCAAATTTAATTTGGGAAAGTAAATATACCGTATCAAATGATGCAAAATATATTTCCTATCAGCATGAGAATATTCTGTTCTTTTGCAAAAACAAAGAAGAGTTTTCTATTGGAAAATTAGACAGAACAGATGAACAAAATCAAAGTTACAAAAACAGAGATAATGATATTAAAGGAGCATGGAAAGCAACCCCATTGCATGCTAAAAGCGGCACTGAAAATTCAAAGTATTCTATTGTATTTGATAATGGAATAGAATGGAAATGCCCTTCCGGTCGTTATCCAAGATATTCGAAAGATACCTTGATAAACTTATATAAAAATGGAGAATTATATTTCAATTCTAATGGAGGAGTGGATAAAAAAACATATCTTTCTAAAGTTGAACCAAAAGGCGTAGTATCTGGAAGTATATTGAGGTATCAAGCTGTCGGTCATACACATGGCAATAATGAGGAAATAGCTTCTTTACTAGGAAAAGGAATTTTTGATAATCCAAAAGGAGTTTCATTGTTATTAAGGTTATTGAAATTGGGTAATGCATCAAATCAAGATATCATTTTAGACTTTTTTGCCGGATCCGGCACAACAGCGCAGGCTGTTATGGAATTAAATAAACAAGACGGCGGAAACAGGAAATTTATATGCGTTCAACTGCCTGAAAAAACAGAAGAAAAATCCGAAGCGTTTAAAGCCGGATATAAAACAATAGCTGAAATATCTAAAGAACGCATAAGAAGAGCCGCTAAAAAAATTGAAGCCGAAGCGAAAAGAGAATATCCTATACTGTCGTCCCTCTCCAGCGAAAGACAAGGGAAGGAATGTCCGGATTTAGGCTTTAAAGTGTATAAATTGAAAGAATCCAGCTTTAAAATCTGGCGCAGCGATATGGTTTCCGATGAAGAGGAACTGAAAGCCGGCATTGACCTGTTTGAAAATCCCTTGAAAGACGGCGCTAAAGAAGAAAATGTGCTTTTAGAACTTCTTTTAAAATGCGGATATGATCTCAATGTCAAAGCTGAAATTATAGAAGCAGATAATTCTAAAATTTATGCCGTAAATGACAACGAACTTATAGTTTGTTTAGAAAAAGTATCGGATAAAATAATTTCAAAAATATTAGAATTAAAACCTGCAAAATGTCTTATGCTGGACAGCTTGTTTGACGGTCGGGACAGCTTTAAAACAAACACTGTATTGCAGCTGCAAGATGCAGAAATTGATTTAGTTGTAATTTAA
- a CDS encoding YraN family protein, with the protein MILTTNFRTNFGEIDIIAKHNDTIVFIEAKYRKSSYSGTPQEAVTAKKQQKIINSALSCLKIYIIYKNFYIFVIM; encoded by the coding sequence ATAATTTTAACGACAAATTTCAGAACAAATTTTGGCGAAATAGACATAATAGCAAAACATAACGATACGATAGTTTTTATAGAAGCAAAATACAGAAAATCTTCTTACAGCGGAACGCCTCAGGAAGCGGTAACCGCAAAAAAACAGCAAAAAATTATAAACTCCGCTTTATCCTGCTTGAAAATTTATATTATTTATAAAAATTTTTATATTTTTGTCATTATGTGA
- a CDS encoding ribonuclease HII, which produces MFSNIFSFDRNFYNKGFYPVAGIDEAGRGPLAGPVVAAVVILPKDSAIPYLNDSKQLSEKKREILFEIIKETALDYAVELVNNEIIDEINILQATFLAMSRAVLKLKTQPDLYLIDGNRKVHGLSFNQETIVGGDAKSACIAAASILAKVSRDKMMLEYAKQYPVYEFEKHKGYGTKKHIEALKKHGICPIHRLTFSPVNDIISQTKLNI; this is translated from the coding sequence ATGTTTTCAAATATATTCTCTTTTGACAGAAATTTTTATAACAAGGGCTTTTATCCGGTTGCAGGTATTGATGAAGCCGGACGAGGTCCTTTAGCAGGTCCAGTGGTAGCGGCTGTTGTTATACTTCCCAAAGATTCAGCGATCCCCTATTTAAACGATTCCAAACAATTATCAGAAAAAAAAAGAGAAATCCTTTTTGAAATAATAAAAGAAACAGCACTGGATTATGCAGTTGAACTCGTCAACAATGAAATTATTGACGAAATAAATATTTTACAGGCAACGTTTCTTGCAATGTCGCGTGCCGTATTAAAATTAAAAACACAGCCTGATTTATACCTCATAGACGGAAACCGCAAGGTTCACGGACTATCTTTTAATCAGGAAACTATTGTAGGCGGCGATGCAAAAAGTGCATGCATTGCCGCAGCTTCAATACTTGCCAAAGTCTCCAGAGATAAAATGATGCTTGAATATGCAAAACAGTATCCTGTTTATGAGTTTGAAAAACACAAAGGATACGGAACAAAAAAACATATAGAAGCTTTAAAAAAACACGGAATCTGCCCTATTCACAGATTAACATTTTCCCCTGTAAACGATATTATTTCCCAAACTAAATTAAATATTTAA
- the rplS gene encoding 50S ribosomal protein L19: MSLSLLAQVQIAQKRDLGVSFKSGDQIKVHFKIVEGGNERIQIFEGIVIRIKGSGLSKTFTVRKISFGIGVERIFPIHSPRIDKIEVVRRGKVRRAKLYYLRNLSGKAARISEYSSRRNLKKETVNQVPAAN, encoded by the coding sequence ATGTCGTTATCGTTATTAGCGCAAGTACAGATAGCACAGAAAAGAGATCTAGGAGTCAGTTTTAAATCGGGCGATCAGATAAAAGTACACTTTAAAATAGTTGAAGGCGGAAATGAAAGAATACAGATTTTTGAGGGTATAGTTATACGCATTAAAGGCAGCGGACTTTCAAAAACTTTCACGGTTAGAAAGATTTCTTTCGGAATAGGGGTTGAAAGAATTTTTCCTATTCACTCTCCACGTATTGATAAAATTGAAGTTGTAAGACGCGGAAAAGTACGCAGAGCAAAACTTTATTATCTGAGAAATCTTTCAGGTAAAGCTGCAAGAATCTCTGAATATTCTTCAAGAAGAAATCTCAAAAAAGAAACAGTAAACCAAGTTCCCGCGGCAAATTAA
- the trmD gene encoding tRNA (guanosine(37)-N1)-methyltransferase TrmD has protein sequence MKIDILTIFPGMFKGPLTESLIGKAIEKEILKINIIDIRSFSKDKHKKVDDKSFGGGCGMVMKLEPLYDAIKSTGVKKKNSTYKNPYTKPYVIYMSPQGRILSDSIVKNLAKFKQLVIICGHYEGVDERTMNYVDEEISIGDYILTGGEIPAMVLIDSTARMLTGVVKEKSSVKNDSFYNNLLDYPHYTRPAVFKGYKIPEVLLSGDHKKISEWRVEESYKRTKERRPDLLKK, from the coding sequence ATGAAGATTGATATTCTTACAATATTTCCGGGAATGTTCAAAGGACCTCTTACAGAAAGTCTGATAGGTAAAGCAATAGAAAAAGAGATTCTCAAGATTAATATAATCGATATAAGATCTTTCTCCAAAGACAAACATAAAAAAGTTGACGACAAGTCTTTCGGCGGCGGTTGTGGTATGGTTATGAAACTAGAGCCGCTCTATGATGCCATAAAGAGCACGGGTGTTAAAAAAAAGAATAGCACTTACAAGAATCCTTATACAAAGCCTTATGTCATCTATATGTCTCCGCAGGGCAGAATTCTTAGTGACAGCATTGTAAAAAATCTTGCAAAATTTAAACAGCTGGTTATTATATGCGGTCATTATGAAGGTGTTGATGAACGTACTATGAATTATGTTGACGAAGAAATATCTATAGGCGATTATATTCTTACCGGCGGCGAGATTCCCGCTATGGTTTTAATTGACAGCACCGCAAGAATGCTTACCGGCGTCGTCAAAGAAAAAAGTTCCGTAAAAAACGACTCATTTTATAACAACTTATTGGACTATCCGCATTATACAAGGCCTGCGGTATTCAAAGGTTATAAAATTCCCGAAGTTCTCTTGTCGGGAGATCATAAAAAAATCAGCGAGTGGCGCGTAGAGGAATCATACAAAAGAACAAAAGAGCGCCGTCCGGATTTATTAAAGAAATAG
- a CDS encoding ribosome maturation factor RimM — translation MDSKKRDLKWKVSDILGFEVFNQNGKRLGILSDIILTGSNDVWVVKYYNEEVLIPALKNIVKEVNVIRKKIFVILPKEYEYIYSQVKLADDVLEYNGYFVYED, via the coding sequence ATGGATTCTAAAAAGAGAGATTTGAAATGGAAAGTTTCCGATATTCTAGGTTTTGAAGTTTTTAACCAGAATGGAAAGCGACTGGGTATTCTTTCTGATATTATATTAACAGGTAGCAACGATGTCTGGGTTGTAAAATACTACAACGAAGAAGTCTTGATTCCTGCACTAAAAAATATAGTAAAAGAAGTAAACGTTATAAGGAAAAAGATTTTTGTCATCTTGCCTAAAGAGTACGAATATATTTACAGTCAAGTAAAATTGGCAGACGATGTTCTTGAATACAACGGCTATTTTGTATATGAAGATTGA
- a CDS encoding KH domain-containing protein, protein MKDLVLFIAKALVDNPDQVEVREVTGEKATVLELKVAEGDRGKIIGKEGRIIKAIRVIINSASAKLDKRATVEVVE, encoded by the coding sequence ATGAAAGACCTAGTGCTTTTTATTGCGAAAGCTTTAGTTGATAATCCGGATCAAGTAGAAGTAAGAGAAGTTACTGGCGAGAAAGCAACTGTTTTAGAATTAAAAGTTGCCGAGGGGGACAGAGGTAAAATTATTGGCAAAGAAGGCAGAATTATAAAAGCAATAAGAGTTATTATAAATTCAGCTTCTGCTAAACTCGATAAGAGAGCAACCGTTGAAGTTGTAGAGTAA
- the rpsP gene encoding 30S ribosomal protein S16 → MAVRLRLQRRGKPKRPYYRVVAIDQRAKRDGEPIEILGQYDPIAEDNKFKVNIERINYWLGVGAKASETVAALIKKNRTVEIKQ, encoded by the coding sequence ATGGCAGTCCGACTACGTTTGCAAAGAAGGGGCAAACCCAAAAGGCCTTATTACAGAGTTGTAGCGATTGATCAAAGAGCAAAAAGAGACGGAGAGCCTATTGAAATTCTTGGTCAGTATGACCCTATCGCAGAAGATAATAAATTTAAAGTTAATATAGAAAGAATAAATTATTGGTTAGGTGTCGGAGCAAAAGCTTCGGAAACTGTAGCTGCATTGATAAAAAAGAACCGAACAGTTGAAATTAAACAATAG